One stretch of Streptomyces hygroscopicus DNA includes these proteins:
- a CDS encoding ArsR family transcriptional regulator translates to MTLWDRLKDSVQTMQAQLTAKKNDLRSGAFRDASMAMCALVAAADGTIDLSERQRVAQLIATNDVLQNFPPDELHHRFEDHLDELTTDFALGMASAMREIGKAKRRPAEARAVIQIGIVIGCADGYFDDSERDVVREACSALDIPPTEFDLHRPLRVPRPYRGPDELPPAAGDQVSERAGSGAAQGIRPGAAVPGDDLQVFLKALTSGTRQRLFAHFLDGEELTVGEVAERAGLGPSTTSEHLAVLRRGGLLQSTRSGKLVRYRADREGIAELLGQLHSYLLAPSEPQDPPLTQGCA, encoded by the coding sequence ATGACGCTGTGGGACCGCCTCAAGGACTCGGTCCAGACGATGCAGGCTCAGCTCACGGCGAAGAAGAACGACTTGCGGAGCGGGGCCTTCCGGGACGCGAGCATGGCGATGTGCGCCCTGGTGGCCGCGGCGGACGGCACGATCGATCTGTCCGAGCGGCAGCGCGTCGCCCAGCTCATCGCCACCAACGACGTGCTCCAGAACTTCCCCCCGGACGAGCTGCACCACCGCTTCGAGGACCACCTCGACGAGCTCACCACGGACTTCGCCCTCGGGATGGCGAGCGCCATGCGGGAGATCGGCAAGGCGAAGAGGAGGCCCGCCGAGGCCCGGGCCGTCATCCAGATCGGCATCGTCATCGGCTGCGCCGACGGTTACTTCGACGACAGCGAGCGGGACGTCGTCCGCGAGGCTTGCTCAGCCCTGGACATCCCTCCGACCGAGTTCGACCTCCACCGCCCCCTCCGCGTCCCCCGCCCGTACCGGGGCCCGGACGAGCTCCCACCGGCGGCCGGCGACCAGGTGTCCGAGCGGGCGGGCTCCGGTGCGGCACAGGGGATACGCCCCGGGGCCGCCGTGCCCGGCGACGACCTCCAGGTCTTCCTCAAGGCGCTGACCAGTGGAACCCGGCAGAGACTCTTCGCGCACTTCCTCGATGGCGAGGAGCTGACCGTCGGCGAGGTCGCCGAGCGCGCCGGACTCGGCCCGTCGACCACCTCCGAGCACCTCGCGGTCCTCCGGCGCGGTGGCCTGCTCCAGTCGACGCGCAGCGGCAAACTGGTCCGCTACCGCGCCGACCGGGAAGGCATCGCCGAACTGCTCGGGCAGCTCCACTCCTACCT
- a CDS encoding amidase: protein MDRMNTSRRTALALGTAAAATPWLGGASVQARAATPGSATSTGGAATTGLEELGITELRRRMNDGQLDAERLTRYYLDRIERIDPLLHAVIEVNPDALREARRVDAEGDLGRPLHGMPILLKDLVETADRMHTTAGSLALRGLRPAKDATVAARLRAAGAVILGKTNLSEWAGGMSLTHHAGWSARGGQTRNPYKLDRSPNESSSGTAVATAASLCVAGIGTETNGSIIDPASANCVVGVKPTVGLVGRGGVIPGVPSQDSVGPIARTVRDAAILLGALVGIDDRDPATEASRGRFHRDYTRFLDADGLRGARIGVPRAVYFGYSHHADEIAERAIATLREAGATVVDPADIPTAEQLEDLPSSMVVQAYEIKRALNAYLAGAPGDHPRSLAELIAFNRAHADRELRYVRQDGLEAVHQMDFTEREYRQALATNHRLSRAEGIDAVLRRFRLDALVMPTTGPPAKIDLIRGDSYGGGASTPAALAGYPAISVPAGFAFGLPVGLTFMGTAWSEPKLLRLAYAYEQAGRVRRPPTYRQADIGF, encoded by the coding sequence ATGGACCGGATGAACACCTCACGCCGCACAGCGCTCGCGCTCGGCACCGCCGCAGCAGCCACACCATGGCTTGGCGGAGCCTCCGTCCAAGCCCGTGCCGCCACCCCAGGAAGCGCCACATCAACAGGGGGCGCCGCGACCACAGGGCTGGAAGAGCTGGGCATCACCGAGCTTCGCCGGCGGATGAACGACGGACAGCTCGACGCCGAACGGCTCACCCGCTACTACCTGGACCGCATCGAACGCATCGACCCGCTCCTGCACGCGGTGATCGAGGTCAATCCCGACGCGCTGCGCGAGGCCCGGCGGGTGGACGCGGAGGGTGATCTGGGCAGGCCGTTGCACGGCATGCCCATCCTGCTCAAGGACTTGGTGGAGACCGCGGACCGGATGCACACGACGGCCGGATCACTCGCCCTGCGGGGCCTGCGGCCGGCAAAGGACGCCACGGTCGCCGCCAGGCTGCGCGCGGCCGGTGCCGTCATCCTCGGCAAGACCAACCTGAGCGAGTGGGCCGGCGGGATGTCGCTCACCCACCACGCCGGCTGGAGCGCCCGCGGTGGGCAGACCCGGAACCCGTACAAGCTGGACCGGTCACCGAATGAGTCCAGCTCCGGTACCGCGGTTGCCACCGCGGCAAGCCTGTGCGTCGCCGGAATCGGAACGGAGACCAACGGTTCGATCATCGACCCGGCCTCGGCGAACTGCGTCGTCGGGGTGAAACCGACCGTCGGACTGGTCGGGCGCGGCGGCGTGATCCCCGGTGTGCCGAGCCAGGACAGCGTCGGCCCGATCGCGCGCACGGTCCGCGACGCGGCGATCCTGCTCGGCGCCCTGGTCGGGATCGACGACCGCGATCCGGCGACCGAGGCGAGTCGCGGCCGCTTCCATCGCGACTACACCCGTTTCCTGGACGCCGACGGGCTGCGTGGGGCGCGCATCGGCGTACCGCGAGCGGTGTACTTCGGCTACAGCCACCACGCCGACGAGATCGCGGAGCGGGCGATCGCCACGTTGCGCGAGGCCGGGGCGACGGTGGTCGACCCGGCCGACATCCCGACGGCCGAGCAGCTTGAAGACCTGCCAAGTTCGATGGTCGTCCAGGCGTATGAGATCAAGCGTGCGCTGAACGCCTACCTGGCCGGTGCCCCCGGCGACCATCCGCGCAGCCTGGCGGAGCTGATCGCGTTCAACCGTGCGCACGCCGACCGCGAGCTTCGCTATGTGCGGCAGGACGGGCTGGAGGCGGTGCACCAAATGGACTTCACCGAACGCGAGTACCGTCAGGCGCTGGCCACCAACCACCGGCTCTCGCGCGCCGAAGGCATCGATGCGGTGCTGCGCCGATTCCGCCTGGACGCACTCGTGATGCCGACCACCGGACCGCCGGCCAAAATCGACCTGATCCGCGGGGACAGCTACGGCGGCGGTGCGTCGACGCCCGCCGCACTCGCCGGATACCCCGCGATCAGCGTCCCGGCCGGCTTCGCGTTCGGGCTGCCGGTCGGCCTGACATTCATGGGTACGGCGTGGAGCGAGCCGAAGCTGCTCCGCCTCGCCTACGCCTACGAGCAGGCCGGCCGCGTCCGCCGACCGCCCACCTACCGACAGGCCGACATCGGCTTCTGA
- a CDS encoding helix-turn-helix domain-containing protein, which produces MWAALLGDPSRRSSEERNLVRAVFNEPSDTDHPLFPVEQSTAEFKAALVVDLRITHGAYPHDEDFRALIDEVMSNSEEFRALWSTPALGSRLGGHKRLRHPLVGEISLDNDVMKVPDHDVRIVTYTAEPGTSDDEKLEYLRIATAQASVRCETVLADASTAERRGTGRSG; this is translated from the coding sequence ATGTGGGCGGCCTTGCTGGGTGACCCGTCCCGTCGCTCGTCGGAAGAACGAAACCTGGTGCGCGCGGTGTTCAACGAGCCGTCGGACACGGACCATCCGCTCTTTCCCGTCGAGCAGAGCACCGCGGAATTCAAAGCTGCTCTCGTCGTAGACCTTCGGATAACGCACGGAGCATATCCTCATGATGAGGACTTCAGAGCTCTGATTGACGAGGTCATGAGTAACAGCGAAGAGTTCCGGGCCCTGTGGAGCACTCCAGCACTCGGCTCCCGCCTGGGCGGCCACAAACGCCTGCGGCATCCTCTGGTGGGGGAGATAAGCCTCGACAACGATGTAATGAAGGTGCCTGACCACGATGTGAGGATCGTTACCTATACGGCAGAGCCCGGCACTTCGGACGATGAAAAGCTGGAGTACTTGCGCATTGCTACCGCCCAGGCGTCCGTGAGATGCGAAACCGTCCTGGCTGACGCGAGTACTGCTGAGCGTCGCGGCACTGGACGTTCCGGCTGA